One window of Corvus moneduloides isolate bCorMon1 chromosome 13, bCorMon1.pri, whole genome shotgun sequence genomic DNA carries:
- the SEMA7A gene encoding semaphorin-7A: MGWRRSPVALLLALWLGQLGTWAAGRPKVNPRIIAAPQGAKEYVFPRRERFPVFFHQENTSSIFIGGEGRLYYYDFASRENYTEEFPVKNEGQCVMSGNLEDSRNYLTLVEQYGDGLLVCGTGACAPTCWNVTQRKESPPWDGRGIAPFTPDSNTLVVVDGQDIYSTIKKSQQNGKIPRFRRVRGGGELYTSDTVMQNPQFVKATTLRHEEPHQDKIYYFFREDNPDKSPEAPRNISRVAQLCKEDKGGTSSLSASKWTTFLKATLICVDPVTKGNFNWLQDVFFVPAGDWRRSKVYGLFTNTWGSSAVCVYSFGDIDNVFRTSRLKGYTGPTPEVKPGQCVPSGQHTPSETFKIADSHPEVEERVEPLSPSRSPLFHNKHRYQKIGVHEVAAGDGQRYNVLYLATDKGSIHKVVELPDGVQNVMEIQVFPNKDPIQSMILDHARAVLYVGSSSRVLELPMAMCGAYRNNCHSCVLARDPYCGWANGSCLSLALSREVLQNLNLDSWQGSCQRGDVKEDDFRNISVMPFSRYYLNCSIESHYATYNWYHEDVLIKSCNTSRPQQDCFHFIPSVRREHYGHYVCVSEEDGFRQALVKERLLDRLRFQSQKGRATATLASWLQLLLVVALAELFH, translated from the exons gtgccaaGGAATATGTGTTCCCGCGGAGGGAGAGGTTCCCGGTGTTCTTCCACCAGGAAAACACCTCCTCCATCTTCATCGGGGGCGAGGGGAGGCTCTACTACTACGACTTTGCAAGCCGCGAGAACTACACG GAAGAGTTCCCAGTGAAAAATGAAGGCCAGTGCGTGATGTCTGGGAATTTG GAGGACAGCCGGAATTACCTGACCTTGGTGGAGCAGTACGGGGACGGGCTCCTGGTGTGCGGGACCGGCGCCTGCGCTCCCACCTGCTGGAATGTG ACACAGAGGAAGGAGAGCCCAccctgggatgggagagggatcGCTCCCTTCACCCCTGACTCCAACACGCTCGTCGTCGTCGATG GCCAGGACATCTACTCCACCATCAAGAAGAGCCAGCAGAACGGGAAGATCCCGCGTTTCCGCCGCGTCAGGGGCGGCGGAGAGCTCTACACCAGCGACACGGTGATGCAGA acCCTCAGTTTGTCAAGGCCACCACGCTGAGGCACGAGGAGCCTCACCAGGACAAGATTTATTACTTCTTCCGCGAGGACAACCCCGACAAGAGCCCCGAGGCGCCCAGGAACATCTCGCGGGTGGCCCAGCTGTGTAAG gaGGACAAGGGAGGAACCAGCTCCCTCTCGGCCTCCAAGTGGACCACGTTCCTCAAGGCCACGCTGATCTGCGTGGACCCCGTCACCAAGGGCAACTTCAACTGGCTGCAGGACGTCTTCTTCGTCCCCGCGGGCGACTGGCGGCGCTCCAAGGTCTATGGGCTCTTCACCAACACCTG GGGAAGCTCTGCTGTCTGTGTCTACTCCTTTGGGGACATCGACAACGTGTTCCGGACATCCCGGCTCAAAGGCTACACCGGCCCCACCCCGGAGGTCAAACCCGGCCAG TGCGTCCCCTCCGGGCAGCACACCCCGAGCGAGACGTTCAAGATCGCCGACAGCCACCCCGAGGTGGAGGAGCGCGTGGAGCCGCTGTCGCCCTCCAGGAGCCCCCTGTTCCACAACAAGCACCGCTACCAGAAGATCGGGGTGCACGAGGTGGCCGCGGGCGACGGGCAGCGCTACAACGTGCTCTACCTGGCCACAG aCAAGGGCTCCATCCACAAGGTGGTGGAGCTGCCGGACGGGGTGCAGAACGTCATGGAGATCCAGGTGTTCCCCAACAAGGACCCCATCCAGTCCATGATCCTGGACCACGCCAGG GCCGTGCTGTACGTGGGCTCCAGCAGCCGCGTCCTGGAGCTGCCCATGGCCATGTGCGGGGCGTACCGCAACAACTGCCACAGCTGCGTGCTGGCCCGGGACCCCTACTGCGGCTGGGCCAACGGCTCCTGCCTCTCGCTGGCCCTCAGCCG GGAGGTGCTCCAGAACCTGAACTTGGACTCGTGGCAAGGAAGCTGCCAGAGGGGGGATGTCAAGGAAG ACGACTTCCGGAACATCTCGGTGATGCCCTTCTCCCGCTATTACCTCAACTGCTCCATCGAGTCCCACTACGCCACCTACAACTGGTACCACGAGGACGTGCTCATCAAGAGCTGCAACACGTCGCGCCCGCAGCAGGACTGCTTCCACTTCATCCCCAGCGTCCGCCGCGAGCACTACGGCCACTACGTCTGCGTGTCCGAAGAGGACGGCTTCCGCCAGGCGCTGGTCAAGGAGCGCCTGCTCGACCGCCTGCGCTTCCAGTCGCAGAagggccgggccacggccacGCTGGCCTcgtggctgcagctgctgctcgtGGTGGCCCTGGCCGAGCTCTTCCACTGA
- the LOC116450660 gene encoding cholesterol side-chain cleavage enzyme, mitochondrial, giving the protein MLARAATTPGALRGCPPVAAARCRRLGGAVPAVPSAPRPFNQVPGEWRAGWLNLYRFWQEGGPSQLHLIMARKFRQFGPIYREKLGVYESVNIISPGDAATLFQAEGALPERFSVPPWVAYRDFRNKPYGVLLKTGEAWRSDRLMLNKEVLAPEVVPGFVPLLSQVGEDFVRRARAQAQQSGRDCWTADFSHELFRFALESVCHVLYGERLGLLQDFVQPEAQRFIEAVTRMFHTTAPMLYLPPALLRRLNTRTWRDHVQAWDAIFCQADKCIQNVYRDLRLRRKSTQEYMGILCNLILRDKLPLDDIRASVTEMMAGGVDTTSMTLQWAMFELARSPGVQEQLRAEVLAAKREAGGDREKMLKSTRLLKAAIKETLRLHPVAVTLQRYITHEVILQDYRIPAKTLVQVGLYAMGRDAAVFPKPEQFRPQRWLAAGPKPFQGLSFGFGPRQCLGRRIAELEMQLFLMHILENFKIETMRAVEIGTKFDLILIPDKPIQLTLRPLECQA; this is encoded by the exons ATGCTCGCCCGCGCTGCCACCACGCCCGGAGCCCTGCGGGGATGTCCCCCTGTCGCAGCCGCGCGGTGCCGCCGGCTCGGCGgggctgtccccgctgtcccctcggCTCCGCGTCCCTTCAACCAGGTACCGGGCGAGTGGCGAGCGGGGTGGCTCAACCTGTACCGCTTCTGGCAGGAGGGCGGCCCCAGCCAGCTGCACCTCATCATGGCCCGCAAGTTCCGGCAGTTCGGGCCCATCTACAG GGAGAAGCTGGGTGTCTACGAGAGCGTGAACATCATCAGCCCCGGGGACGCGGCCACGCTGTTCCAGGCCGAGGGGGCCCTGCCCGAGCGCTTCAGCGTCCCCCCGTGGGTGGCCTACCGTGACTTCCGCAACAAACCCTACGGGGTGCTGCTCAA GACGGGCGAGGCCTGGCGCTCGGACCGGCTGATGCTGAACAAGGAGGTGCTGGCCCCGGAGGTGGTGCCCGGCTTCgtgcccctgctcagccaggTGGGCGAGGACTTCGTGCGGCGGGCGCGGGCCCAGGCGCAGCAGAGCGGCCGCGACTGCTGGACGGCCGACTTCAGCCATGAGCTCTTCCGCTTCGCCCTCGAGT CCGTGTGCCACGTGCTGTACGGGGAGcgcctggggctgctgcaggacttCGTGCAGCCCGAGGCGCAGCGCTTCATCGAGGCGGTGACGCGCATGTTCCACACCACGGCGCCCATGCTGTACCTGCCGCCGGCCCTGCTGCGCCGCCTCAACACCCGCACCTGGCGCGACCACGTGCAGGCCTGGGATGCCATCTTCTGCCAGG CGGACAAGTGCATCCAGAACGTGTACCGGGACCTGCGGCTGCGGCGCAAGAGCACCCAGGAGTACATGGGCATCCTCTGTAACCTCATCCTGCGCGACAAGCTGCCCCTGGACGACATCCGCGCCAGCGTCACCGAGATGATGGCGGGAGGGGTGGACACG ACCTCCATGACGCTGCAGTGGGCCATGTTCGAGCTGGCGCGGTCCCCGGGCGTGCAGGAGCAGCTGCGGGCCGAGGTCCTGGCAGCCAAGCGGGAGGCGGGCGGCGACCGCGAGAAGATGCTCAAATCCACCCGGCTGCTCAAGGCCGCCATCAAGGAGACGCTCAG GCTGCACCCGGTGGCCGTGACCCTGCAGAGGTACATCACGCACGAGGTCATCCTGCAGGACTACCGCATCCCCGCCAAG ACGCTGGTGCAGGTGGGTCTGTACGCCATGGGCCGCGACGCCGCCGTGTTCCCGAAGCCGGAGCAGTTCCGGCCGCAGCGCTGGCTCGCAGCCGGCCCCAAGCCCTTCCAGGGGCTGAGCTTCGGCTTCGGGCCGCGCCAGTGCCTGGGGCGCCGCATCGCCGAGCTGGAGATGCAGCTCTTCCTCATGCAC ATCCTGGAGAACTTCAAGATCGAAACCATGAGAGCCGTGGAAATCGGGACCAAGTTCGACCTCATCCTGATCCCGGACAAACCCATCCAGCTGACCCTGCGGCCCCTGGAGTGCCAGGCGTGA